In one Lepisosteus oculatus isolate fLepOcu1 chromosome 26, fLepOcu1.hap2, whole genome shotgun sequence genomic region, the following are encoded:
- the LOC102686381 gene encoding dehydrogenase/reductase SDR family member 13, whose translation MALPGELLPATELVLTAQRAMSAFVIAAGLVGIYFFLQQTLFKRARCKSPVRLLGKTVIITGGNTGIGKATALELARRGARVVLACRNRQKAEAAICDIRRETGNSEVVFMELDLASLQSVRSFAETFLKTEPRLDLLINNAGLVADGRTTDGFGVEFGVNHLGHFLLTCLLLDRLKEGGSGRVITVSSIAHIWGKINFENMMSNKDLGTGKYSWQFFQAYCNSKLCNVLFIHELAKRLKGTNVTCYCVHPGIVRTELSRHVSLWQKVFIEPVARLLFLDAEAGAQTTLHCALQEGIEPLSGRYFSFCSVQEVGAKARDDAVARKLWEVSERLTGLA comes from the exons ATGGCGTTACCGGGGGAGCTTCTGCCTGCCACAGAGCTGGTCCTCACTGCGCAGAGAGCGATGTCGGCTTTTGTTATAGCGGCGGGACTGGTCGGCATTTACTTTTTCTTGCAGCAAACTCTCTTCAAGAGGGCTAGATGCAAAAGCCCTGTCAGGCTGTTGGGAAAGACTGTGATTATAACAG GTGGCAACACGGGGATTGGGAAGGCCACAGCTCTGGAGCTGGCTAGGAGAGGGGCCAGGGTCGTCCTGGCCTGCCGCAACAGACAGAAGGCAGAGGCGGCCATCTGCGACATCAGGAGG GAAACCGGCAACAGTGAGGTGGTGTTCATGGAGCTGGACCTGGCCAGTCTGCAGTCTGTGCGCTCCTTCGCCGAGACCTTCCTGAAGACGGAGCCCAGGCTGGATCTGCTCATCAATAACGCAG GGCTGGTGGCTGATGGGCGCACCACGGATGGCTTTGGGGTGGAGTTTGGGGTCAACCATCTGGGGCACTTCCTGCTGACCTGCCTGCTGCTGGACAGGCTCAAGGAAGGAGGCTCTGGCCGGGTGATCACGGTGTCCTCCATTGCCCATATCTGGGGCAAAATCAACTTTGAGAACATGATGAGCAACAAAGACCTGGGCACGGGCAAATATAGCTGGCAGTTCTTCCAGGCCTACTGCAACAGCAAACTCTGCAACGTCCTGTTCATCCATGAACTTGCCAAGAGGCTCAAAGGCACTAATGTCACCTGCTACTGTGTTCATCCAG GGATAGTGAGAACTGAGCTGTCCCGGCATGTCAGTCTGTGGCAGAAGGTGTTCATCGAACCCGTGGCCAGGCTGCTCTTCCTGGACGCGGAGGCCGGCGCCCAGACCACCCTGCACTGCGCCCTGCAGGAGGGCATCGAGCCCCTCAGCGGGCGCTACTTCTCCTTCTGCTCCGTGCAGGAGGTGGGGGCCAAGGCCCGGGACGACGCGGTGGCCAGGAAGCTGTGGGAGGTCAGCGAGAGGCTGACCGGCCTGGCCTGA
- the mrm1 gene encoding rRNA methyltransferase 1, mitochondrial isoform X1, which produces MRLWLGRSAPVLCVSSLNRATGVICESITRSPPWQSYHASLPHLSARDKDGGSRRGPGGGARDGYGAPCRLGGQSERSGVGQPTSRKSMRFGGSATADLGCRTGSRLSSELRNLSEEDFPRRKPKARGEKAPAEAELRGTEIVFGAAPCLLALSQGRRRLCRLFVKQGLALQRPDLQQACRQAQSKQVEVQQVNRKELDRLASGRVHQGLCLEASPLGYQTDDPALEGEPGRDSAGPPLWLVLDGIQDPMNLGAILRSAYFLGVDRIASSLRNSCPLTPVVSKASSGAMEVLEVYGYDSLADVLKAKLSRGWHVVGTVGAAEADMGIPVLSCSEFQQTKPTLLVLGSEGAGVTPELRALCQAHLTIAPRRDLHPGVESLNVSVAAGILLHSLISSRRKERC; this is translated from the exons ATGAGGTTGTGGCTGGGGAGGAGTGCACCCGTACTCTGTGTGAGCAGTCTGAACAGAGCCACGGGGGTGATCTGTGAATCAATAACCCGTAGTCCCCCCTGGCAGTCCTATCATGCCTCCCTGCCACACCTCTCTGCGCGAGACAAGGACGGGGGGTCACGGAGAGGTCCCGGCGGAGGGGCCCGCGATGGCTATGGCGCCCCCTGTAGGCTGGGAGGTCAGTCTGAGCGCTCGGGAGTGGGGCAGCCGACCTCCAGGAAGAGCATGAGGTTCGGGGGCTCAGCCACAGCTGACCTGGGCTGCAGAACCGGAAGCCGGCTCTCCAGCGAGCTCCGGAACCTGAGCGAGGAGGACTTCCCCAGGAGGAAGCCGAAGGCTCGTGGGGAAAAAGCCCCGGCTGAGGCTGAACTCCGGGGCACTGAAATCGTGTTTGGCGCAGCCCCCTGCCTCCTGGCTCTCTCCCAGGGCAGGAGGAGGCTGTGCAGGCTCTTCGTGAAGCAGGGCCTTGCCCTGCAGAGGCCGGACCTGCAGCAGGCGTGCCGGCAGGCCCAGAGCAAGCAGGTGGAGGTCCAGCAGGTGAACCGGAAGGAGCTGGACAGGCTGGCCTCAGGCAGGGTCCACCAGGGCCTGTGTCTGGAGGCCAGTCCCCTGGGCTACCAGACAGACGATCCCGCCCTGGAGGGAGAGCCAGGCCGGGACTCGGCAGGGCCCCCTCTCTGGCTGGTTCTGGATGGGATCCAGGACCCGATGAACCTGGGAGCCATTCTGCGCTCTGCCTATTTCCTGGGGGTGGACAGGATCGCCAGCAGCCTGCGGAACAG CTGCCCCTTGACCCCGGTGGTGAGCAAGGCCAGCTCGGGAGCCATGGAGGTCCTTGAAGTCTACGGCTACGACAGCCTGGCGGATGTGCTGAAG GCAAAATTGAGCAGGGGCTGGCATGTTGTTGGCACAGTGGGTGCTGCCGAGGCAGATATGGGCATCCCTGTCCTGTCATGTTCTGAATTCCAGCAGACCAAGCCCACTTTGCTGGTTCTCG GCAGCGAGGGCGCTGGAGTGACCCCCGAGCTGAGGGCGCTGTGCCAGGCTCACCTCACCATCGCCCCACGCCGCGACCTGCACCCCGGCGTGGAGTCCCTCAACGTCTCCGTGGCCGCAG GTATTCTGTTGCACTCTCTGATCTCCAGCAGGAGGAAGGAACGGTGCTGA
- the LOC138225120 gene encoding dehydrogenase/reductase SDR family member 13-like gives MAAFLTAIALVVFVYLLIYYGVFKGQVCKSTAVLKGKTAIVTGGNTGIGKATALELARRGARVVLACRSKQRAEAAVYDIRRETGSSEVVFMELDLASLQSVRSFAETFLKTEPRLDLLINNAGMMGPGRTADGFGMAFGVNHLGHFLLTSLLLERLKEGGPSRVVNVAALLHRLGDIDFGTLSTHKDLVPHQSAWQNFRAYCHSKLCNLLFTRELANRLEGTSVSCYSLHPGVVDTELARGVVPLLLPVARLFFLDAEAGAQTTLHCALQEGIEPLSGRYFSCCSVQEVGAKARDDAVARKLWEVSERLTGLA, from the exons ATGGCCGCTTTTTTAACTGCGATTGCCCTGGTGGTTTTTGTTTACTTGCTCATTTATTACGGCGTGTTTAAAGGTCAGGTGTGCAAAAGCACCGCGGTGCTGAAGGGAAAAACCGCGATTGTAACAG GTGGCAACACAGGGATTGGGAAGGCCACGGCTCTGGAGCTGGCCAGGAGAGGGGCCAGGGTCGTCCTGGCCTGCCGCAGTAAGCAGAGGGCAGAGGCGGCCGTCTATGACATCAGGAGG GAAACCGGCAGCAGTGAGGTGGTGTTCATGGAGCTGGACCTGGCCAGCCTGCAGTCTGTGCGCTCCTTCGCCGAGACCTTCCTGAAGACGGAGCCCAGGCTGGATCTGCTCATCAATAACGCAG GTATGATGGGTCCAGGCAGGACTGCGGATGGTTTCGGCATGGCCTTTGGGGTCAATCACCTGGGTCACTTCCTGTTGACCTCTCTCCTGCTGGAGCGGCTGAAGGAGGGGGGTCCGAGCCGCGTGGTCAACGTCGCGGCGCTGCTCCACCGCCTGGGCGATATCGACTTCGGCACCCTGAGCACCCACAAAGACCTGGTGCCCCACCAGTCCGCCTGGCAGAACTTCAGGGCCTACTGTCACAGCAAGCTGTGCAACCTGCTCTTCACCCGTGAGCTGGCCAACAGGCTGGAGGGCACCAGCGTCAGCTGCTACAGTCTTCACCCAG GAGTGGTGGACACAGAGCTGGCCCGCGGGGTGGTGCCTCTTCTGCTGCCCGTGGCCAGGCTGTTCTTCCTGGACGCGGAGGCCGGCGCCCAGACCACCCTGCACTGCGCCCTGCAGGAGGGCATCGAGCCCCTCAGCGGGCGCTACTTCTCCTGCTGCTCCGTGCAGGAGGTGGGGGCCAAGGCCCGGGACGACGCGGTGGCCAGGAAGCTGTGGGAGGTCAGCGAGAGGCTGACCGGCCTGGCCTGA
- the mrm1 gene encoding rRNA methyltransferase 1, mitochondrial isoform X2 — MRLWLGRSAPVLCVSSLNRATGVICESITRSPPWQSYHASLPHLSARDKDGGSRRGPGGGARDGYGAPCRLGGQSERSGVGQPTSRKSMRFGGSATADLGCRTGSRLSSELRNLSEEDFPRRKPKARGEKAPAEAELRGTEIVFGAAPCLLALSQGRRRLCRLFVKQGLALQRPDLQQACRQAQSKQVEVQQVNRKELDRLASGRVHQGLCLEASPLGYQTDDPALEGEPGRDSAGPPLWLVLDGIQDPMNLGAILRSAYFLGVDRIASSLRNSCPLTPVVSKASSGAMEVLEVYGYDSLADVLKAKLSRGWHVVGTVGAAEADMGIPVLSCSEFQQTKPTLLVLVPQEAQLLPRA; from the exons ATGAGGTTGTGGCTGGGGAGGAGTGCACCCGTACTCTGTGTGAGCAGTCTGAACAGAGCCACGGGGGTGATCTGTGAATCAATAACCCGTAGTCCCCCCTGGCAGTCCTATCATGCCTCCCTGCCACACCTCTCTGCGCGAGACAAGGACGGGGGGTCACGGAGAGGTCCCGGCGGAGGGGCCCGCGATGGCTATGGCGCCCCCTGTAGGCTGGGAGGTCAGTCTGAGCGCTCGGGAGTGGGGCAGCCGACCTCCAGGAAGAGCATGAGGTTCGGGGGCTCAGCCACAGCTGACCTGGGCTGCAGAACCGGAAGCCGGCTCTCCAGCGAGCTCCGGAACCTGAGCGAGGAGGACTTCCCCAGGAGGAAGCCGAAGGCTCGTGGGGAAAAAGCCCCGGCTGAGGCTGAACTCCGGGGCACTGAAATCGTGTTTGGCGCAGCCCCCTGCCTCCTGGCTCTCTCCCAGGGCAGGAGGAGGCTGTGCAGGCTCTTCGTGAAGCAGGGCCTTGCCCTGCAGAGGCCGGACCTGCAGCAGGCGTGCCGGCAGGCCCAGAGCAAGCAGGTGGAGGTCCAGCAGGTGAACCGGAAGGAGCTGGACAGGCTGGCCTCAGGCAGGGTCCACCAGGGCCTGTGTCTGGAGGCCAGTCCCCTGGGCTACCAGACAGACGATCCCGCCCTGGAGGGAGAGCCAGGCCGGGACTCGGCAGGGCCCCCTCTCTGGCTGGTTCTGGATGGGATCCAGGACCCGATGAACCTGGGAGCCATTCTGCGCTCTGCCTATTTCCTGGGGGTGGACAGGATCGCCAGCAGCCTGCGGAACAG CTGCCCCTTGACCCCGGTGGTGAGCAAGGCCAGCTCGGGAGCCATGGAGGTCCTTGAAGTCTACGGCTACGACAGCCTGGCGGATGTGCTGAAG GCAAAATTGAGCAGGGGCTGGCATGTTGTTGGCACAGTGGGTGCTGCCGAGGCAGATATGGGCATCCCTGTCCTGTCATGTTCTGAATTCCAGCAGACCAAGCCCACTTTGCTGGTTCTCG TGCCTCAAGAAGCTCAGCTCCTCCCCAGAGCCTGA